In Actinomyces radicidentis, one genomic interval encodes:
- a CDS encoding DUF6049 family protein: MRSTGQHPAGRATAPAGPRPAPARRSEQPLRGRLASALTVLGTALSALVLVLGASPTAPASAASTSSMTTTSATAAIGAVTPAVSRAADKVVDGKVTVTIDALDHEVLRGDEDLTVTGTIANGTDAAVSSLSLRVDVQNRTALSSAELAAWLDEDQTGGLTTVLTQDLDEAVEAGASRAFSLKVPHDSLPLFSSDQWGPRGVQVTALASGTELAGDRTIVVWDDDVAVSPTRVTTVVPVTASPAELALLTSPGGEAAVAASVSASAEPTEEATASATQAGTAEEDSTAEQVAAVRERVLGLLSLAGDGVVLAVDPALMEALGVPSDAAASAGATASPTASSTASAQATGSASATPTASAAPTATASEQASTEPTVAPTEPTGAAADSSTEASATTDTELVDALKGAAAEGDVVALPWSDADVAALAHLGRGDLITSATSRSAVSGTVEDGASTGVAWVADTLDTSTLSALGGTTTTVIASPGDLPVAEDLTYTPSGTTVVDGRTVLVPDTDLSSALGGRLTTDAGETNLSDLDARQVLRADAAILTRQAPSVSRDVVVTLSRTQAARTDPEVLRTRIAALSDSGWTGAQGLDDLLADADQSSREGRDAARQDLPSEQRAASEVSAADLTRATQAASYLSSVASVLEDPSAVLGRQGDVVATTASASWRTDTAGRDSNIAAAREAGDAVAAGLTAVPSSTINLISSNADLPVRITSSLDQDVTVRVHLVPSTQRLQADADTTVTVPARGEVTSKVPVTAVGSGDVELTIEVLAADGTRVGTPTTVHMRVRADWENLGTRVIGVGLVIMLAAGITRTVRRGRRTVTPQEKA, translated from the coding sequence TTGAGGTCGACCGGTCAGCACCCTGCCGGCCGCGCCACCGCGCCCGCAGGCCCCCGGCCCGCCCCGGCCCGCCGGTCCGAGCAGCCGCTCCGGGGCCGTCTCGCGTCGGCCCTGACCGTCCTGGGCACGGCCCTGTCCGCCCTCGTCCTCGTCCTCGGCGCCTCCCCCACGGCCCCGGCGAGCGCCGCCTCGACCTCCTCGATGACGACGACGTCGGCCACCGCTGCGATCGGCGCCGTCACCCCTGCGGTCTCACGGGCGGCCGACAAGGTCGTCGACGGCAAGGTCACCGTCACCATCGACGCCCTCGACCACGAGGTCCTCAGGGGCGACGAGGACCTCACCGTCACCGGCACCATCGCCAACGGCACCGACGCCGCCGTCTCCTCCCTCTCGCTGCGGGTGGACGTCCAGAACCGCACCGCGCTGAGCAGCGCCGAGCTCGCCGCATGGCTCGACGAGGACCAGACGGGCGGCCTCACCACCGTCCTCACCCAGGACCTCGACGAGGCGGTCGAGGCCGGGGCGTCCCGCGCCTTCAGTCTCAAGGTCCCGCACGACAGCCTGCCCCTGTTCTCCTCCGACCAGTGGGGTCCGCGCGGCGTGCAGGTGACGGCCCTGGCCTCGGGCACGGAGCTCGCCGGCGACCGCACGATCGTCGTCTGGGACGACGACGTCGCCGTCTCCCCGACCCGCGTCACCACCGTCGTCCCCGTCACGGCCTCACCCGCGGAGCTCGCCCTCCTCACCTCCCCCGGCGGCGAGGCGGCCGTGGCCGCCTCGGTGAGCGCGAGCGCCGAGCCCACCGAGGAGGCGACCGCCTCCGCGACGCAGGCCGGCACGGCGGAGGAGGACTCGACGGCCGAGCAGGTCGCGGCGGTCCGCGAGCGCGTCCTCGGCCTGCTGTCCCTGGCCGGCGACGGCGTCGTCCTCGCCGTCGACCCCGCCCTCATGGAGGCCCTCGGGGTCCCCTCCGACGCCGCGGCCTCGGCGGGTGCCACCGCCTCCCCCACGGCCTCCTCCACCGCGTCGGCGCAGGCGACCGGCAGCGCCTCCGCGACACCGACCGCGAGCGCCGCGCCCACCGCGACCGCGAGCGAGCAGGCCTCCACCGAGCCCACCGTCGCCCCCACCGAGCCCACCGGCGCCGCCGCCGACTCGAGCACGGAGGCGAGCGCCACGACGGACACCGAGCTCGTCGACGCCCTCAAGGGGGCCGCCGCCGAGGGCGACGTCGTCGCCCTGCCCTGGTCGGACGCCGACGTCGCCGCCCTCGCCCACCTCGGCCGCGGCGACCTCATCACCTCCGCGACCTCGCGCTCCGCCGTATCGGGAACCGTCGAGGACGGCGCCTCCACGGGCGTCGCCTGGGTCGCCGACACCCTCGACACGAGCACCCTGAGCGCGCTGGGCGGCACGACGACCACCGTCATCGCCTCGCCCGGGGACCTCCCCGTCGCCGAGGACCTCACCTACACGCCCTCCGGCACGACCGTCGTCGACGGGCGCACCGTCCTCGTGCCCGACACCGACCTGTCCTCGGCGCTCGGGGGCCGCCTCACCACGGACGCCGGGGAGACCAACCTGTCGGACCTCGACGCCCGCCAGGTCCTGCGCGCCGACGCCGCGATCCTCACCCGCCAGGCGCCCTCCGTCTCCCGCGACGTCGTCGTCACGCTCTCGCGAACCCAGGCCGCCCGCACCGACCCCGAGGTCCTGCGCACGAGGATCGCCGCCCTCTCCGACTCCGGGTGGACGGGCGCCCAGGGCCTCGACGACCTGCTTGCCGACGCCGACCAGTCCTCCCGGGAGGGCCGCGACGCCGCCCGGCAGGACCTCCCCTCGGAGCAGCGGGCCGCCAGCGAGGTCTCCGCCGCGGACCTCACGCGCGCCACCCAGGCGGCCTCCTACCTCAGCTCGGTCGCGAGCGTCCTCGAGGACCCCTCCGCGGTGCTCGGCCGGCAGGGCGACGTCGTCGCCACGACCGCCTCGGCCTCGTGGCGCACGGACACCGCCGGCCGCGACTCGAACATCGCGGCCGCGCGCGAGGCGGGCGACGCCGTCGCCGCCGGGCTCACGGCCGTGCCCTCCTCGACGATCAACCTCATCAGCTCCAACGCCGACCTGCCGGTGCGGATCACCTCCTCACTCGACCAGGACGTCACCGTCCGCGTCCACCTCGTCCCGAGCACCCAGCGGCTCCAGGCCGACGCCGACACCACCGTGACGGTCCCCGCCCGGGGCGAGGTCACCTCGAAGGTGCCCGTGACCGCCGTGGGCTCCGGCGACGTCGAGCTCACCATCGAGGTGCTCGCCGCCGACGGCACGAGAGTCGGGACGCCCACCACCGTCCACATGCGCGTGCGCGCCGACTGGGAGAACCTCGGCACACGCGTCATCGGGGTCGGCCTCGTCATCATGCTCGCGGCCGGCATCACGCGTACCGTGCGCCGAGGCCGACGCACCGTCACACCCCAGGAGAAGGCATGA
- a CDS encoding CCA tRNA nucleotidyltransferase, producing the protein MTNAPTPTEKTADAVGEQAATSPADPAGAATPAPDLAALADEPVDDSGLTATARRALEVLPPSLAALGHLFARAGHELSLVGGPVRDAFLGVTPHDLDCTTSARPEETERILTAWGDACWDVGKEFGTVGARKGDAVVEVTTYRTEEYEIGSRKPHVAYGDSLTGDLTRRDFTVNAMALRLPDLQLVDPCGGFEDLCAGVLRTPVSAVQSFDDDPLRIMRAARFAAQLGFDVEPDVMAAMEEVAPRLGIVSAERVRAELERLLISRWPRRGLELMVHTGVADVVLPELSALVETVDEHKRHKDVYQHTLTVLDQAMALETGPDGPVPAPDLELRLAAIMHDVGKPATRRFLPDGTVTFHGHDHVGARMTKKRLTALKFDKQTIKDVSRLVELHLRFHGYADAGWSDSAVRRYVTDAGPLLERLHRLTRADVTTRNRRKARMLDAAYDDLEARIAELAEQEELAAIRPDLDGQQIMAELGIEPGPVVGEAYRFLMNLRMEKGPIGEELAREALHAWWAARGE; encoded by the coding sequence ATGACGAACGCCCCCACGCCCACCGAGAAAACCGCCGACGCCGTCGGAGAGCAGGCCGCCACGAGCCCCGCGGATCCCGCCGGCGCCGCGACCCCGGCCCCGGACCTCGCCGCGCTCGCGGACGAGCCCGTCGACGACTCCGGCCTCACCGCGACCGCTCGGCGCGCCCTCGAGGTGCTGCCCCCCTCGCTCGCGGCCCTCGGGCACCTCTTCGCGCGCGCCGGCCACGAGCTCTCCCTCGTCGGCGGGCCGGTCCGCGACGCCTTCCTCGGCGTCACCCCGCACGACCTGGACTGCACGACCTCCGCCCGGCCGGAGGAGACCGAGCGGATCCTCACCGCCTGGGGAGACGCCTGCTGGGACGTCGGCAAGGAGTTCGGCACCGTCGGGGCGCGCAAGGGCGACGCCGTCGTCGAGGTGACGACCTACCGCACCGAGGAGTACGAGATCGGCTCCCGCAAGCCGCACGTCGCCTACGGGGACAGCCTCACCGGCGACCTCACCCGGCGAGACTTCACCGTCAACGCCATGGCGCTGCGGCTGCCTGACCTCCAGCTCGTCGACCCCTGCGGCGGCTTCGAGGACCTGTGCGCCGGGGTGCTCCGCACCCCCGTGAGCGCCGTCCAGTCCTTCGACGACGACCCGCTGCGCATCATGCGCGCCGCGCGCTTCGCCGCCCAGCTCGGCTTCGACGTCGAGCCCGACGTCATGGCCGCCATGGAGGAGGTGGCCCCGCGCCTCGGGATCGTCTCCGCCGAGCGCGTCCGCGCCGAGCTCGAGCGACTCCTCATCAGCCGCTGGCCGCGCCGGGGGCTCGAGCTCATGGTGCACACCGGCGTCGCCGACGTCGTCCTGCCCGAGCTCTCCGCCCTCGTGGAGACGGTCGACGAGCACAAGCGCCACAAGGACGTCTACCAGCACACCCTCACCGTCCTCGACCAGGCGATGGCGCTCGAGACCGGCCCTGACGGCCCCGTCCCCGCCCCCGACCTCGAGCTGCGGCTCGCCGCGATCATGCACGACGTCGGCAAGCCGGCCACGCGCCGCTTCCTGCCCGACGGCACCGTCACCTTCCACGGGCACGACCACGTCGGCGCCCGCATGACGAAGAAGCGGCTCACGGCCCTCAAGTTCGACAAGCAGACCATCAAGGACGTCTCGCGCCTCGTGGAGCTGCACCTGCGCTTCCACGGCTACGCCGACGCCGGCTGGTCCGACTCCGCGGTTCGCCGCTACGTCACCGACGCCGGGCCGCTGCTCGAGCGCCTCCACCGGCTCACGCGCGCCGACGTCACGACGCGGAACAGGCGCAAGGCGCGGATGCTCGACGCCGCCTACGACGACCTCGAGGCGCGGATCGCCGAGCTCGCCGAGCAGGAGGAGCTCGCCGCGATCCGCCCTGACCTCGACGGCCAGCAGATCATGGCCGAGCTGGGGATCGAGCCGGGACCCGTCGTGGGGGAGGCGTACCGCTTCCTCATGAACCTGCGCATGGAGAAGGGCCCGATCGGTGAGGAGCTCGCCCGCGAGGCCCTGCACGCCTGGTGGGCCGCGCGCGGGGAGTGA
- the serC gene encoding 3-phosphoserine/phosphohydroxythreonine transaminase, with product MRVHNFSAGPAQLPLPVLEQAASEFTDWRSSGMSVLEVSHRGKDFVECAADAEATLRRLAGVPDSYKVLFLQGGATGQFAAIPQNLTQRGDSFAAILTGQWSKKAVKESERQGVTGTIVSDQAESGYATTPAEGSFEVPADAKYLYYCANETIGGVAMPFVPTAEAGDVPIVADVSSMYLSRPIDVEKFGVVYGGAQKNLGPAGLDVTIVREDLLGSARPDTPSIWDWKVMADKDSMLNTPPTFSIYLFGLILHWIEDQGGLEAMGRRNDAKAARLYDAVDASSFYTNPVEKRSRSAMNVPFTLADPELDKDFLAGAEAAGLKNLKGHRSVGGMRASIYNAMTDDGITALIEYMAEFERTRA from the coding sequence ATGCGCGTGCATAACTTCTCAGCCGGTCCCGCCCAGCTTCCCCTGCCCGTCCTCGAGCAGGCCGCGTCCGAGTTCACTGACTGGCGATCCTCCGGCATGAGCGTGCTCGAGGTCTCCCACCGCGGGAAGGACTTCGTCGAGTGCGCCGCGGACGCCGAGGCCACCCTCCGCCGCCTCGCCGGCGTCCCGGACTCCTACAAGGTCCTCTTCCTCCAGGGCGGTGCGACGGGCCAGTTCGCCGCCATCCCCCAGAACCTCACGCAGCGCGGCGACTCCTTCGCCGCCATCCTCACCGGCCAGTGGTCCAAGAAGGCCGTCAAGGAGTCCGAGCGCCAGGGCGTCACCGGCACGATCGTGTCGGACCAGGCCGAGTCGGGCTACGCCACCACCCCCGCCGAGGGCTCCTTCGAGGTCCCGGCCGACGCGAAGTACCTCTACTACTGCGCCAACGAGACCATCGGCGGCGTCGCGATGCCCTTCGTGCCCACCGCCGAGGCCGGCGACGTCCCGATCGTCGCGGACGTCTCCTCCATGTACCTGTCCCGCCCGATCGACGTCGAGAAGTTCGGCGTCGTCTACGGCGGCGCCCAGAAGAACCTCGGCCCCGCCGGCCTCGACGTCACCATCGTCCGCGAGGACCTCCTCGGCTCCGCCCGCCCCGACACCCCGTCCATCTGGGACTGGAAGGTCATGGCGGACAAGGACTCGATGCTCAACACCCCGCCGACCTTCTCGATCTACCTCTTCGGCCTCATCCTCCATTGGATCGAGGACCAGGGCGGCCTCGAGGCCATGGGGAGGCGCAACGACGCCAAGGCCGCGCGCCTCTACGACGCCGTCGACGCCTCGAGCTTCTACACCAACCCCGTCGAGAAGCGCTCGCGCTCCGCGATGAACGTCCCCTTCACCCTCGCGGACCCCGAGCTGGACAAGGACTTCCTCGCCGGCGCCGAGGCCGCGGGACTCAAGAACCTCAAGGGCCACCGCTCTGTGGGCGGCATGCGCGCCTCGATCTACAACGCCATGACCGACGATGGCATCACCGCCCTCATCGAGTACATGGCCGAGTTCGAGCGCACCCGCGCCTGA
- the trxB gene encoding thioredoxin-disulfide reductase, translating to MIHDVVIVGSGPAGYTAATYAARAQLKPVVLAGSVTAGGALMNTTEVENYPGFVEGIMGPELMTQMQEQAERFGADVRFEDVTELELEGDVKRITTDDEVYEARTVIISTGSEYRHLGLDGEDRLSGHGVSYCATCDGFFFKDQPIVVVGGGDSAMEEATFLSRFGSSVTIVHRRDELRASAVMAKRAQDDPKIDFAWNSKVVAINGADAVESVTLEDTVTGERRDLPASGLFVAIGQVPRSELVKDVLELDGKGYIKVEAPSQRTRIPGVFACGDVADPEYQQAITAAGSGCRAALDAEHYLAALDA from the coding sequence ATGATCCACGACGTCGTCATCGTCGGCTCCGGCCCCGCCGGATACACCGCCGCGACCTACGCCGCCCGCGCGCAGCTCAAGCCCGTCGTACTCGCCGGCTCCGTCACCGCCGGCGGCGCCCTCATGAACACCACCGAGGTCGAGAACTACCCCGGCTTCGTCGAGGGCATCATGGGCCCCGAGCTCATGACCCAGATGCAGGAGCAGGCGGAGCGCTTCGGCGCCGACGTCCGCTTCGAGGACGTCACCGAGCTCGAGCTCGAGGGCGACGTCAAGCGCATCACCACCGACGACGAGGTCTACGAGGCCCGCACCGTCATCATCTCGACGGGCTCCGAGTACCGCCACCTCGGCCTCGACGGCGAGGACCGCCTCTCCGGCCACGGCGTCTCCTACTGCGCCACCTGCGACGGCTTCTTCTTCAAGGACCAGCCGATCGTCGTCGTCGGCGGCGGCGACTCCGCCATGGAGGAGGCCACCTTCCTCTCCCGCTTCGGCTCCTCCGTGACGATCGTGCACCGTCGCGACGAGCTGCGCGCCAGCGCCGTCATGGCCAAGCGCGCCCAGGACGACCCGAAGATCGACTTCGCGTGGAACTCGAAGGTCGTCGCCATCAACGGGGCCGACGCCGTCGAGTCGGTCACCCTCGAGGACACGGTCACGGGCGAGCGCCGCGACCTGCCCGCCTCGGGCCTCTTCGTCGCCATCGGCCAGGTGCCGCGCTCCGAGCTCGTCAAGGACGTCCTCGAGCTCGACGGCAAGGGCTACATCAAGGTCGAGGCCCCCAGCCAGCGCACCCGGATCCCCGGCGTCTTCGCCTGCGGCGACGTCGCCGACCCCGAGTACCAGCAGGCCATCACCGCCGCCGGCTCCGGCTGCCGCGCGGCCCTCGACGCCGAGCACTACCTCGCCGCCCTGGACGCCTGA
- a CDS encoding NUDIX hydrolase: MPTHRTRRPRTGSQPRRTSARSLPVVDETSAGGLVVDVQHGQAYTAVIARRNRGGRLEWCLPKGHLEGEETAEQAAVREIAEETGINGRVLRHLATIDYWFAGDDHRVHKVVHHFLLEALGGDLTTENDPDHEAEDVEWVALDDVARRLAYPNERRIVAAAREILVGDG; the protein is encoded by the coding sequence ATGCCCACCCACCGCACTCGACGACCCCGCACCGGCTCGCAGCCGCGTCGGACGAGTGCGCGCTCCCTGCCCGTCGTGGACGAGACGAGCGCCGGCGGCCTCGTCGTCGACGTCCAGCACGGCCAGGCGTACACGGCCGTCATCGCGCGCCGGAACCGGGGCGGGCGCCTCGAGTGGTGCCTGCCGAAGGGCCACCTCGAGGGCGAGGAGACGGCCGAGCAGGCCGCCGTCCGCGAGATCGCGGAGGAGACCGGCATCAACGGCCGCGTCCTGCGACACCTCGCCACCATCGACTACTGGTTCGCCGGGGACGACCACCGCGTCCACAAGGTGGTCCACCACTTCCTCCTCGAGGCCCTCGGCGGGGACCTCACCACCGAGAACGACCCGGACCACGAGGCCGAGGACGTCGAGTGGGTCGCCCTCGACGACGTCGCCCGACGCCTCGCCTACCCCAACGAGCGGCGCATCGTCGCCGCCGCCCGCGAGATCCTCGTGGGGGACGGTTGA
- a CDS encoding murein biosynthesis integral membrane protein MurJ, translating to MSTSPAGSSASKAAEGGGSVARSSAIMAAGTLASRLLGFVRNALLVAALGATGSGAADAFNISNSLSTQLYNLLIGGILNAILVPQIVRALRKPNGDELVNRLLTAASMLLLVVAGILTAASPLVIMIYASGLGRWQPLAFAFAFWCMPQVFFYGLYALWGQVLNARSSFGPYMWSPVLNNLISIASLVAYLKIYGGYAGGQDPSIWTFDRIALIGATTTLGIVLQAVVLYVPLRRIGFKPRFIWGVRGMGLGETSKVALWALLGVLLASVGDWATTNLSSRALTAGESAAYAHVVVPSTTLYANTQLIFMLPQSLITTSIITALFTRMSEKAAAGDSDGVRDDFSLGLRSVGVFTVLCGFGISVLGEPALQAFVPSLSLDAAQAAAPMMTILGIGVITQGLWFTVQRVMLAYADTKRLLRADAAVGLTMVVFCLGAYLLAPATQWMAWACAGIVAGHTIGTAITIPLLRRHVPHLDGRRIMTTYARLVVAVLPAAAVGYALRRVLGPADGTMTGTRATDAVVIVVLGALVMTLVYLVVARLLRISELSILFSRLSRVVARIGRILPGGAGRATGRLAERLAPAPVAVTARAGESEAIPAVDGAAAPTEQAVAALAEEHPGTGSDDEPDDDAGSADDLPGGPDGGPSSGPSRGPSGPGTSSDAAAAPAPGAPYHWPGARPGGALERSEGGANRTLGTHPKPQTSRGGARTMSESTPIGTGRYELVSTLPTTLPRVVRHLGRDTILDREVTVLTLGNATEHREDVLRAASRAVLIEDPRVQRVYDVEQGDGSFIVMEPAASRTLTSLVEEGLSPEQVRAVVGETAQALDIASRRGLNHLHLSPDSVRLRPDGSVQVTGIGIEAAVLGLDVEDEDDPLAFDRTDARSLVELLYYGLTRRWPGKRSGIPSAPFHGDAPAAPSTLLPEGSAVPDIDRVDALVERTWGGRPPISAAEVARTLSPWDASVLPATEESGEAAAARSAGIASGPLGVLGRLRGRSSAHAAPRGSRSQTADVAAEGQDATAAEERPAFVVVPPEEAQAAPAPAPQAPAPVPSSVSADDATLIEDDEDEPDEEEDEVSRSVSRTTFVVLVAMLLAVLIGVFFAVSNLLQLFGVRVTDDEVPAAKTVPTVTSQAADAGDGTAAATPSASASPTQAAPIALASAESLDPYGDDSEHPELAATLIDGSTDGGWYSRYYASPSLAFKQGIGVAVTLQQAAEVSSIEMQGTGTGGNVQIRATSADDPQGGTLLAEGAFTDGTTTFSFPATNATTIVVWITDLPTSSDGLNKATISEITLR from the coding sequence ATGAGCACGTCCCCCGCGGGATCCAGCGCGAGCAAGGCCGCCGAGGGCGGCGGCTCGGTCGCGCGCTCGAGCGCCATCATGGCGGCGGGCACGCTCGCCTCGCGACTGCTCGGCTTCGTCCGCAACGCCCTCCTCGTCGCCGCCCTCGGCGCCACGGGCTCCGGCGCCGCGGACGCCTTCAACATCTCCAACTCGCTGTCGACGCAGCTCTACAACCTGCTCATCGGCGGCATCCTCAACGCGATCCTCGTCCCGCAGATCGTCCGGGCGCTGCGCAAGCCCAACGGCGACGAGCTCGTGAACCGGCTCCTCACGGCCGCCTCCATGCTGCTGCTCGTCGTGGCCGGGATCCTCACGGCGGCCTCCCCGCTGGTCATCATGATCTACGCCTCCGGCCTGGGGCGCTGGCAGCCGCTGGCCTTCGCCTTCGCCTTCTGGTGCATGCCGCAGGTGTTCTTCTACGGCCTCTACGCCCTGTGGGGGCAGGTCCTCAACGCGCGGTCGAGCTTCGGGCCCTACATGTGGTCCCCGGTTCTCAACAACCTCATCTCGATCGCCTCGCTCGTCGCCTACCTCAAGATCTACGGCGGGTACGCCGGCGGTCAGGACCCCTCGATCTGGACCTTCGACCGCATCGCCCTCATCGGTGCGACGACGACGCTCGGCATCGTGCTGCAGGCGGTCGTCCTCTACGTCCCGCTGCGGAGGATCGGCTTCAAGCCGCGGTTCATCTGGGGCGTGCGGGGCATGGGCCTGGGCGAGACGTCGAAGGTCGCGCTGTGGGCCCTCCTCGGCGTGCTCCTGGCGAGCGTCGGCGACTGGGCGACGACGAACCTGTCCTCCCGCGCCCTCACGGCCGGCGAGTCGGCCGCCTACGCGCACGTCGTCGTCCCGTCGACGACCCTCTACGCCAACACGCAGCTCATCTTCATGCTGCCGCAGTCGCTCATCACCACCTCGATCATCACGGCGCTGTTCACGCGCATGAGCGAGAAGGCGGCGGCCGGGGACTCCGACGGCGTCCGCGACGACTTCTCCCTCGGCCTGCGCAGCGTCGGTGTCTTCACGGTCCTGTGCGGCTTCGGCATCTCGGTCTTGGGCGAGCCCGCGCTCCAGGCCTTCGTCCCCTCCCTGTCGCTGGACGCCGCACAGGCCGCCGCGCCGATGATGACGATCCTCGGCATCGGGGTCATCACCCAGGGCCTGTGGTTCACCGTCCAGCGCGTCATGCTCGCCTACGCGGACACCAAGCGCCTCCTGCGCGCCGACGCCGCCGTCGGCCTCACCATGGTCGTCTTCTGCCTCGGCGCGTACCTGCTCGCCCCCGCGACCCAGTGGATGGCGTGGGCCTGCGCGGGCATCGTCGCCGGTCACACGATCGGCACCGCGATCACCATCCCGCTCCTGCGGCGCCACGTGCCCCACCTCGACGGCCGCCGCATCATGACGACCTACGCGCGCCTCGTGGTCGCGGTCCTGCCGGCCGCCGCCGTCGGCTACGCCCTTCGCCGGGTCCTCGGCCCGGCCGACGGCACGATGACGGGCACGCGCGCGACGGACGCCGTCGTCATCGTCGTCCTCGGCGCCCTCGTCATGACGCTCGTCTACCTCGTCGTGGCGCGTCTCCTGCGGATCTCCGAGCTCTCCATCCTCTTCTCCCGCCTGTCGCGCGTCGTCGCGAGGATCGGGCGGATCCTGCCCGGCGGAGCCGGTCGCGCGACGGGCCGCCTGGCCGAGCGCCTGGCGCCGGCCCCGGTCGCCGTGACCGCGCGCGCCGGGGAGTCCGAGGCGATCCCCGCCGTCGACGGCGCCGCGGCGCCCACCGAGCAGGCCGTGGCCGCCCTGGCCGAGGAGCACCCCGGCACCGGGTCCGACGACGAGCCCGACGACGACGCGGGCTCCGCCGACGACCTGCCCGGCGGTCCCGACGGCGGTCCCTCCTCGGGTCCGTCCCGCGGCCCCTCCGGCCCCGGGACCTCATCCGACGCAGCAGCCGCACCCGCCCCAGGGGCCCCGTACCACTGGCCGGGAGCGCGCCCGGGCGGCGCGCTGGAGCGGTCCGAGGGCGGCGCGAACCGTACACTCGGCACGCACCCGAAGCCCCAGACGTCCCGAGGAGGAGCGAGAACGATGAGCGAGAGCACGCCCATCGGCACCGGCCGCTACGAGCTGGTCTCCACCCTCCCGACCACCCTCCCCCGCGTGGTGCGGCACCTGGGCCGGGACACGATCCTCGACCGCGAGGTCACCGTCCTCACCCTGGGCAACGCGACCGAGCACCGCGAGGACGTCCTGCGGGCCGCCTCGCGCGCCGTCCTCATCGAGGACCCCCGCGTCCAGCGCGTCTACGACGTCGAGCAGGGCGACGGCTCCTTCATCGTCATGGAGCCGGCGGCCTCCCGCACCCTCACCTCCCTCGTCGAGGAGGGGCTGAGCCCCGAGCAGGTGCGCGCCGTCGTCGGCGAGACCGCCCAGGCGCTCGACATCGCCTCGCGCCGCGGTCTCAACCACCTCCATCTCTCCCCGGACTCGGTGCGCCTGCGCCCGGACGGCTCCGTCCAGGTGACCGGCATCGGCATCGAGGCCGCCGTCCTCGGTCTGGACGTCGAGGACGAGGACGACCCCCTCGCCTTCGACCGGACCGACGCCCGCTCCCTCGTCGAGCTCCTCTACTACGGCCTCACCCGCCGCTGGCCGGGCAAGCGCTCCGGCATCCCCTCGGCCCCCTTCCACGGCGACGCCCCCGCGGCGCCCTCGACCCTCCTGCCCGAGGGCTCGGCGGTGCCCGACATCGACCGCGTCGACGCCCTCGTGGAGCGCACCTGGGGCGGCCGCCCGCCGATCTCCGCGGCCGAGGTGGCCCGGACCCTGTCCCCCTGGGACGCCTCGGTGCTGCCCGCCACCGAGGAGTCGGGCGAGGCCGCCGCGGCCCGCTCGGCCGGCATCGCCTCCGGCCCGCTGGGCGTCCTCGGACGCCTGCGCGGCCGCTCCTCCGCCCACGCCGCCCCGCGCGGCTCCCGCTCCCAGACCGCCGACGTCGCCGCCGAGGGCCAGGACGCCACGGCCGCTGAGGAGCGCCCCGCCTTCGTCGTCGTCCCGCCCGAGGAGGCGCAGGCCGCCCCGGCACCCGCCCCGCAGGCCCCGGCCCCGGTGCCGTCCTCGGTGAGCGCCGACGACGCCACCCTCATCGAGGACGACGAGGACGAACCGGACGAGGAGGAGGACGAGGTCTCGCGCTCGGTGAGCCGGACGACCTTCGTCGTCCTCGTCGCGATGCTCCTGGCCGTCCTCATCGGCGTGTTCTTCGCCGTGTCGAACCTCCTCCAGCTCTTCGGCGTCCGCGTCACCGACGACGAGGTCCCCGCCGCCAAGACGGTCCCGACCGTCACCTCCCAGGCTGCGGACGCGGGCGACGGCACCGCCGCGGCGACGCCGTCGGCCTCCGCGTCGCCGACCCAGGCCGCGCCGATCGCGCTCGCGAGCGCCGAGTCCCTCGACCCCTACGGCGACGACTCCGAGCACCCCGAGCTCGCCGCGACCCTCATCGACGGCAGCACCGACGGCGGCTGGTACTCGCGCTACTACGCCTCGCCGTCGCTGGCCTTCAAGCAGGGCATCGGCGTGGCCGTGACCCTCCAGCAGGCGGCTGAGGTCTCCTCCATCGAGATGCAGGGCACCGGCACGGGAGGCAACGTCCAGATCCGCGCCACGAGCGCCGACGACCCCCAGGGAGGAACCCTCCTCGCCGAGGGCGCCTTCACGGACGGCACCACCACCTTCAGCTTCCCGGCGACCAACGCGACGACCATCGTCGTGTGGATCACCGACCTGCCGACCTCCTCGGACGGGCTCAACAAGGCGACTATCTCGGAGATCACTCTTCGATAG